The following are encoded together in the Balearica regulorum gibbericeps isolate bBalReg1 chromosome 31, bBalReg1.pri, whole genome shotgun sequence genome:
- the LOC104631035 gene encoding kallikrein-8 produces MKVLLVLLLALVATASRNVLWVIEGTSCDLPWQAALFKGEKFICGGTLVDKNWVLTAAHCHVPGLISVRLGGRSHKDSGDTKQQRYSAKVFRYPLYNETNKDGDLMLIKFLLPIHITKQVKPLPLASHCPVPGKTCQISGWGSTTSPEVTFPEDLHCTKVTIVSEEQCRRIYPDSITSNMVCAGESRSRADSCQGDSGGPLMCDGRLQGIVSWGPGICGDPKKPGVYVNLCKYTRWLQDTMRRN; encoded by the exons ATGAAGGTCCTGCTCGTGTTGCTCCTGGCGCTGGTAGCCACAG CCTCAAGGAACGTCCTGTGGGTGATCGAGGGGACCTCCTGCGACCTGCCCTGGCAGGCTGCCCTCTTCAAAGGCGAGAAGTTCATCTGCGGGGGGACGTTGGTGGACAAGAACTGGGTGCTGACGGCTGCCCACTGCCACGTCCCGGG CTTGATCAGCGTGCGGCTGGGAGGCCGAAGCCATAAGGACTCAGGTGACACCAAGCAGCAGCGATACTCGGCCAAGGTCTTCAGGTATCCGCTCTACAATGAGACCAACAAGGACGGTGACCTGATGCTCATCAAGTTCCTCCTGCCCATCCACATCACCAAGCAAGTGAAGCCGTTGCCGCTGGCCTCCCACTGCCCCGTGCCCGGCAAGACCTGCCAGATCTCAGGCTGGGGGTCCACCACCAGCCCTGAAG TCACCTTCCCTGAGGACCTCCACTGCACCAAGGTCACCATTGTCTCCGAGGAGCAGTGCCGGCGCATCTACCCTGACTCCATCACCTCCAACATGGTGTGCGCGGGCGAGTCCCGCAGCCGGGCTGACTCCTGCCAG GGTGACTCCGGTGGACCCCTCATGTGCGACGGGCGACTCCAGGGTATCGTGTCTTGGGGTCCGGGCATCTGCGGGGACCCCAAAAAACCTGGCGTCTACGTCAACCTCTGCAAATACACCCGGTGGCTCCAGGACACCATGAGAAGGAATTGA